A DNA window from Pseudorasbora parva isolate DD20220531a chromosome 5, ASM2467924v1, whole genome shotgun sequence contains the following coding sequences:
- the LOC137075889 gene encoding uncharacterized protein: MKLAGGFGFGFGFGFGFGFGFGLGLGFGLGLGFGFGFGFGFGLGLGLGLGLGLGFGFGFGFGFGFGLGLGLGLGFGFGFGFGLGLGLGLGFGFGLGLGFGFGLGLGLGLGFGFGFGLGLGLGLGLGLGLGFGLGLGLGFGFGFGFGFGLGLGFGFGFGFGLGLGFGFGFGFGFGFGLGLGLGFGFGFGLGFGFGFGFGLGFGFGFGFGFGFGLGFGFGFGFGFGFGFGLGFGFGLSANFSSATPRQVRLI; this comes from the coding sequence atgaagcTGGCGGGAGGCTTCGGCTTCGGCTTCGGCTTCGGCTTCGGCTTCGGCTTCGGCTTCGGCCTCGGCCTCGGCTTCGGCCTCGGCCTCGGCTTCGGCTTCGGCTTCGGCTTCGGCTTCGGCCTCGGCCTCGGCCTCGGCCTCGGCCTCGGCCTCGGCTTCGGCTTCGGCTTCGGCTTCGGCTTCGGCTTCGGCCTCGGCCTCGGCCTCGGCCTCGGCTTCGGCTTCGGCTTCGGCTTCGGCCTCGGCCTCGGCCTCGGCCTCGGCTTCGGCTTCGGCCTCGGCCTCGGCTTCGGCTTCGGCCTCGGCCTCGGCCTCGGCCTCGGCTTCGGCTTCGGCTTCGGCCTCGGCCTCGGCCTCGGCCTCGGCCTCGGCCTCGGCCTCGGCTTCGGCCTCGGCCTCGGCCTCGGCTTCGGCTTCGGCTTCGGCTTCGGCTTCGGCCTCGGCCTCGGCTTCGGCTTCGGCTTCGGCTTCGGCCTCGGCCTCGGCTTCGGCTTCGGCTTCGGCTTCGGCTTCGGCTTCGGCCTCGGCCTCGGCCTCGGCTTCGGCTTCGGCTTCGGCCTCGGCTTCGGCTTCGGCTTCGGCTTCGGCCTCGGCTTCGGCTTCGGCTTCGGCTTCGGCTTCGGCTTCGGCCTCGGCTTCGGCTTCGGCTTCGGCTTCGGCTTCGGCTTCGGCTTCGGCCTCGGCTTCGGCTTCGGCCTGAGCGCGAACTTCAGCAGCGCAACTCCACGTCAAGTAAGATTAATATAG